One region of Maylandia zebra isolate NMK-2024a linkage group LG10, Mzebra_GT3a, whole genome shotgun sequence genomic DNA includes:
- the b3gat1b gene encoding galactosylgalactosylxylosylprotein 3-beta-glucuronosyltransferase 1 isoform X2: protein MPKRRDIVAIILIVLPWTLLITVWHQSTLTPLLTTRKDDRTDGHSNSRNTFAFKESCSLQNRDIVEVVRTEYIYSRPPPWSDILPTIHIITPTYSRPVQKAELTRLANTLLHVVNLHWILVEDSQRRTSLVSHLLHNTGLNYTHLNVETPRNYKVRGDTRDPRIPRGTIQRNLALRWLRETFSVNNSQPGVVYFADDDNTYSLELFEEMRSTKKVSVWPVAFVGGLRYESPKVNTLGKVFGWKTVFDPHRPFAIDMAGFAVNLQLILSKPQAYFKLRGVKGGYQESSLLKELVTLSDLEPKAANCTKVLVWHTRTEKPVLVNEGKKGFTDSNVEI, encoded by the exons ATGCCGAAGAGACGAGACATCGTTGCCATTATATTGATCGTGTTGCCTTGGACACTACTCATCACTGTTTGGCACCAGAGCACCCTCACTCCTCTGCTTACCACTcgaaagg ATGACAGGACTGATGGTCACTCCAACTCCAGAAACACCTTTGCTTTTAAGGAGTCATGCTCGCTTCAGAACCGGGACATTGTGGAGGTGGTACGCACGGAATATATATACAGCCGCCCTCCACCCTGGTCGGATATATTGCCCACTATCCACATCATCACTCCCACTTACAGCCGCCCGGTGCAGAAAGCAGAGCTGACACGGCTGGCCAACACTTTGCTTCATGTGGTCAACTTGCATTGGATCCTGGTAGAAGACTCCCAGAGGCGGACCAGTCTGGTTAGTCATCTTCTCCACAACACAGGGCTCAACTACACCCACCTCAATGTGGAGACACCTAGGAACTATAAGGTACGCGGGGACACCAGGGACCCCCGAATACCACGTGGTACCATACAGAGGAACCTAGCTCTCCGGTGGTTACGGGAGACCTTCAGCGTAAATAACAGCCAGCCTGGGGTTGTCTACTTTGCAGATGATGACAACACATATAGCTTGGAGCTGTTTGAGGAG ATGCGTTCCACTAAAAAGGTGTCGGTGTGGCCCGTGGCTTTTGTGGGTGGCCTGCGTTATGAGTCACCCAAAGTAAACACCTTGGGGAAGGTGTTTGGCTGGAAAACTGTATTTGACCCGCACCGGCCCTTTGCTATTGACATGGCTGGGTTTGCGGTGAACCTGCAGCTCATTCTGTCCAAACCTCAGGCTTATTTCAAGCTGCGTGGGGTAAAGGGAGGATATCAGGAGAGCAGCTTATTAAAAGAGCTGGTCACTCTCAGTGACTTGGAGCCTAAAGCTGCTAACTGTACTAAG GTATTAGTATGGCACACAAGGACAGAGAAGCCTGTGCTGGTAAATGAGGGCAAGAAAGGATTTACAGACTCTAACGTAGAGATATGA
- the b3gat1b gene encoding galactosylgalactosylxylosylprotein 3-beta-glucuronosyltransferase 1 isoform X1, protein MPKRRDIVAIILIVLPWTLLITVWHQSTLTPLLTTRKGKKKYDRTDGHSNSRNTFAFKESCSLQNRDIVEVVRTEYIYSRPPPWSDILPTIHIITPTYSRPVQKAELTRLANTLLHVVNLHWILVEDSQRRTSLVSHLLHNTGLNYTHLNVETPRNYKVRGDTRDPRIPRGTIQRNLALRWLRETFSVNNSQPGVVYFADDDNTYSLELFEEMRSTKKVSVWPVAFVGGLRYESPKVNTLGKVFGWKTVFDPHRPFAIDMAGFAVNLQLILSKPQAYFKLRGVKGGYQESSLLKELVTLSDLEPKAANCTKVLVWHTRTEKPVLVNEGKKGFTDSNVEI, encoded by the exons ATGCCGAAGAGACGAGACATCGTTGCCATTATATTGATCGTGTTGCCTTGGACACTACTCATCACTGTTTGGCACCAGAGCACCCTCACTCCTCTGCTTACCACTcgaaagggtaaaaaaaaat ATGACAGGACTGATGGTCACTCCAACTCCAGAAACACCTTTGCTTTTAAGGAGTCATGCTCGCTTCAGAACCGGGACATTGTGGAGGTGGTACGCACGGAATATATATACAGCCGCCCTCCACCCTGGTCGGATATATTGCCCACTATCCACATCATCACTCCCACTTACAGCCGCCCGGTGCAGAAAGCAGAGCTGACACGGCTGGCCAACACTTTGCTTCATGTGGTCAACTTGCATTGGATCCTGGTAGAAGACTCCCAGAGGCGGACCAGTCTGGTTAGTCATCTTCTCCACAACACAGGGCTCAACTACACCCACCTCAATGTGGAGACACCTAGGAACTATAAGGTACGCGGGGACACCAGGGACCCCCGAATACCACGTGGTACCATACAGAGGAACCTAGCTCTCCGGTGGTTACGGGAGACCTTCAGCGTAAATAACAGCCAGCCTGGGGTTGTCTACTTTGCAGATGATGACAACACATATAGCTTGGAGCTGTTTGAGGAG ATGCGTTCCACTAAAAAGGTGTCGGTGTGGCCCGTGGCTTTTGTGGGTGGCCTGCGTTATGAGTCACCCAAAGTAAACACCTTGGGGAAGGTGTTTGGCTGGAAAACTGTATTTGACCCGCACCGGCCCTTTGCTATTGACATGGCTGGGTTTGCGGTGAACCTGCAGCTCATTCTGTCCAAACCTCAGGCTTATTTCAAGCTGCGTGGGGTAAAGGGAGGATATCAGGAGAGCAGCTTATTAAAAGAGCTGGTCACTCTCAGTGACTTGGAGCCTAAAGCTGCTAACTGTACTAAG GTATTAGTATGGCACACAAGGACAGAGAAGCCTGTGCTGGTAAATGAGGGCAAGAAAGGATTTACAGACTCTAACGTAGAGATATGA